The sequence below is a genomic window from Pseudosulfitobacter sp. DSM 107133.
TTAATCCTCGGGCGCCATCTCGTCCCAGAACGCGACGATGGCGGTGTAGTTCAGCGCCGACATCCAGCCATGCCGCTCGAAATCATCCCGCGCCGCCGCACTTTCCAGTTGCGTCAGGAACAGCCGCTTGTCCGCATCGCGCTGCGTCGGCGTGCGCGCCGCCGCCAGATCGCGCACCCGCGCCAGCTTGGCGCCGCGTTCGCTGGTCACAGGACGCGGCGCATCTGCCGGTTTGTAATCATCGCGCAGGGCTGCCGTCAGATAGCCGACCGGATTCTGGACAGCGCCCTGCCCCACCACATAGGCCAGCTTCTGGCTGACATGTTCGGCCCCGTGTTCACTGACCCATTGCCGCGCCAACCGGTCACTGACCCCCAGATCGCGCAGCCGCCCGTACACCGGCGTGTTGCGCAGCCCCTCGCCGTCGTCCAGATCAAGGATCGCCAGTTGCGGGTTCTCGGCAATATGAAACCGGATCTCCACCACCTCGCGCCCGCGCTTGCGCACTTCGGGCGTCACCACGATGTTTGATGTCTTGTTTACCTCGGCCACGCTGGGTTTGATGACTTTGGCGTTCAGATGTTTGTAGCTTTGGTAATAGGGGCTGTCGTCCACCCCCATCAGACGGCGGAACAGGTCCAGCGACCACCAGCCGGTGCTTTTGGTGCGCACAAAACGATAGCAATTCTCGTACAGCGCCAGCGCGTGGCCACTGGTGAACCGCCGCTGGATGTTCAGATTGATCAGCGCAAAGACCTTGGGATCGTTCAGCTTGGCCGCCAGTGCGGGCGAATAGGCATATTCGCACACGCCCGCCTTCAGCTTGGCATAGCTCAACAGGCTGGACACGCCCCATTCCTGCTGGCCCTTGTCGTCCAGCATGTCCCATTCGGCCACAGTCTCTGCAAGGCCGCGCAGAGACTGTTTCAGCGTGTCCATATCGTTTGAATTATACCCGATCATCATGCACAGGGTGCGCGCATCAATCAGATGGGTCTGCTGGTCGGTCAGCGTGTCATAGGCGTTCAGCAACAGCACATTCGACAGCTTGCGCTGCAACAATGTCAATTTGCCCGACACATGGATCGCCGCCACATGTTTTTTCACCGCCCCGCGCCGCAAGGCACCGGTCAGCTGGTCGCGTGGAATATCTTCTGTTCTGCCTGTGCCTATGGCCAAAGGTTTGATTCCTTCTTGTGCCGCCTGCCCCACTATCGCGTGTTCCAGTACCCGTCGACAAGCATTTTCTGGATACCTTTGACAGACAGGCTTTCCACGGGCGCGCGTGATCTATAGGTACCCGTTTACAGGCTTGGCTGACTCTGCTGGCAGGACGATCTGGTGGAATGTGACCCTAAACAGCCCAATACCGTGGTCGGACACCCCAAAACCCGCGAATCGCACCCCTTTATCCTGTATCTGGGTCCCCCTGGGCCTGTTTCCGGGCGCCTTTGAACCTGTATTCAGGCACCCATGTTTGCGTAAATCTTTGACTTCCTGTCTGAAATTAGGCGCAAAGATTCTAAATATCTAAAAGATTCTACAACTATCTGTGTCGTTTTCTCTGATATGAACAAGGAGAAGGGGCCGGAACAAAGTTGCGATTCACTTCGTACTCCTGATGTGCGATGATATGGGCAACATCGCGCAAACTTGCATACATCCGAGGGTTCATGACAACTTCAGGCAAACCAACCCCACCCCCCTATTTCAACATTGATCCGGCCACCGCCGCATCGCATCTGTCCGACCCTATCGACACGTTGCGATTCGCAAAAGCCGCGACCTTTGCCGCCAAGGGCCGCGACGATCTGGCCAAGCGTGGCTATTCCCCCGACGGGCGCAAACGTCTGCGCAAGTTTTCGACATGGGAAGTCTGCCGCTATCTGCTCGACATCGCCCCCGCCCACCTGCGCCGCGTGCTCAAGGCACACGAGGATCTGCCGCAGGGCACGGGTGAGGGCAACTCCAAATGGTTCACATTGGAAGAGGTGCTGGCGCTGCGCGAACATTTCGCCACCGAAGGGTCCGCCGCCAAGCAATACAAATCCTTCCGCCCCAAGGGGCAACCGGCCAAGGTCATCGCCGTTGCCAA
It includes:
- a CDS encoding replication initiation protein — its product is MAIGTGRTEDIPRDQLTGALRRGAVKKHVAAIHVSGKLTLLQRKLSNVLLLNAYDTLTDQQTHLIDARTLCMMIGYNSNDMDTLKQSLRGLAETVAEWDMLDDKGQQEWGVSSLLSYAKLKAGVCEYAYSPALAAKLNDPKVFALINLNIQRRFTSGHALALYENCYRFVRTKSTGWWSLDLFRRLMGVDDSPYYQSYKHLNAKVIKPSVAEVNKTSNIVVTPEVRKRGREVVEIRFHIAENPQLAILDLDDGEGLRNTPVYGRLRDLGVSDRLARQWVSEHGAEHVSQKLAYVVGQGAVQNPVGYLTAALRDDYKPADAPRPVTSERGAKLARVRDLAAARTPTQRDADKRLFLTQLESAAARDDFERHGWMSALNYTAIVAFWDEMAPED